From one Dermacentor silvarum isolate Dsil-2018 chromosome 3, BIME_Dsil_1.4, whole genome shotgun sequence genomic stretch:
- the LOC119445621 gene encoding mevalonate kinase-like — translation MAVRTTAASAPGKTIIHGEHAVVYGKAAVAASVNLRTRVTCCEHESLVVLEAPDLDFVEAWPVSKFEVFSVPEGGYTATVIAFATLVPDICSAFEVDARSSKPGDQAKLAFLFLFAGITLRHNDGRFGPAKFTVNSRLPLGAGLGSSASYSTALATVLLAKCGAVQRILSSKDRELISLWAFQAECILHGLPSGIDNTICTYGGAVLFKSGKISETLESIPSYKVLLVNTQVPRNTKALVAGVKKRHDQFPEVIKPVLESIEAISETFWKLLKTAPEMAENIFSRALELVEMNQSLLNCLGVGHPRLDRVAEIAALHGLAAKLTGAGGGGCALLLCSVGCQNGLGASGEAKSLAVCKQLEEEGFLFWEVDLGCPGVTLD, via the exons ATGGCCGTCCGTACTACTGCAGCGTCTGCGCCGGGAAAAACCATAATTCACGGGGAGCACGCCGTAGTCTACGGCAAG GCCGCGGTGGCAGCAAGCGTCAACCTGCGGACCCGTGTTACTTGCTGCGAGCATGAGTCGCTCGTTGTCTTGGAAGCGCCGGATCTCGACTTCGTCGAAGCCTGGCCCGTCAGCAAGTTTGAAGTTTTCTCTGTTCCCGAAGGAG GCTATACGGCCACTGTCATCGCATTCGCCACCCTTGTGCCAGATATTTGCAGCGCCTTCGAAGTCGATGCAAGGTCCTCCAAACCTGGAGACCAGGCGAAGCTTGCATTCCTCTTTTTGTTTGCTGGCATCACATTAAGGCACAACGATGG ACGCTTTGGGCCGGCCAAGTTCACCGTCAATTCAAGGCTGCCACTGGGAGCAGGCCTTGGATCATCGGCATCCTACAGCACGGCCTTGGCGACGGTGCTTCTGGCGAAATGCGGAGCTGTGCAACGCATTCTGTCTAGCAAGGACCGCGAGCTCATCTCCTTGTGGGCCTTCCAGGCGGAGTGCATCCTACACGGTCTGCCGTCGGGCATCGACAACACAATCTGCACATACG GAGGTGCCGTTCTTTTCAAAAGTGGCAAAATAAGTGAAACTCTTGAGAG cattccCAGCTACAAGGTGTTGTTAGTGAACACCCAAGTTCCCAGAAACACCAAGGCTCTAGTGGCAGGTGTCAAGAAGAGGCACGACCAG TTTCCAGAAGTTATAAAACCAGTCTTGGAATCCATCGAAGCAATTTCTGAAACCTTTTGGAAGCTCCTGAAGACTGCACCTGAGATGGCAGAGAACATTTTCTCCAGAGCCTTG GAACTGGTGGAGATGAACCAGTCCCTGCTCAACTGCCTCGGAGTTGGCCACCCGCGACTGGACAGGGTCGCCGAGATTGCTGCCCTACACGGTCTTGCTGCAAAGCTGACGGGGGCAGGCGGCGGTGGCTGTGCGCTGCTTCTCTGCAGTGTTGGCTGTCAAAATGGACTGG GTGCAAGTGGTGAAGCTAAATCACTAGCAGTGTGTAAGCAGCTCGAAGAGGAAGGCTTCCTGTTCTGGGAGGTGGACTTGGGTTGCCCTGGAGTCACGCTAGACTGA